Proteins found in one Physeter macrocephalus isolate SW-GA chromosome 17, ASM283717v5, whole genome shotgun sequence genomic segment:
- the COX4I1 gene encoding cytochrome c oxidase subunit 4 isoform 1, mitochondrial, with amino-acid sequence MTVLWLFGMVAAAPGITEVFRAHIRVLILAFRSTALFATLNRCEFSDIYPMHVLGSVVKSEDYALPNYVSRRDYPLPDVAHVQSLSASQKALKEKEKASWSSLSIDEKVELYRLKFKESFAEMNRSTNEWKTVLGGAMFFVGFTALILIWEKLYVYGPIPHTFEEEWVAKQTKRMLDMKVAPIQGFSAKWDYDRNEWKK; translated from the exons ATGACAGTCCTGTGGCTGTTTGGAATGGTGGCCGCAGCCCCTGGGATAACTGAAGTTTTCAGGGCGCACATACGCGTACTCATTTTGGCTTTTAGAAGTACCGCCTTGTTTGCAACTCTGAACCGATGtgaattttcagatatttatccGATGCATGTTTTAGGAAGCGTTGTGAAGAGTGAAGACTATGCTCTCCCGAACTACGTCAGCCGGCGTGACTACCCCTTGCCCGACGTGGCCCACGTCCAGAGCCTTTCTGCCAGCCAGAAGGCcttgaaggagaaggagaaggcctCCTGGAGCAGCCTCTCCATCGATGAGAAAGTTGAAC TGTACCGCCTCAAGTTCAAGGAGAGCTTCGCGGAAATGAACAGGAGCACGAACGAGTGGAAGACGGTTTTGGGCGGTGCCATGTTCTTCGTCGGCTTCACTGCTCTCATCCTCATCTGGGAGAAGCTGTACG TGTACGGCCCCATCCCGCACACCTTTGAGGAGGAGTGGGTGGCTAAGCAGACCAAGAGGATGCTCGACATGAAGGTGGCCCCGATCCAGGGCTTCTCAGCCAAGTGGGACTACGACAGGAACGAGTGGAAGAAGTAA